The Episyrphus balteatus chromosome 4, idEpiBalt1.1, whole genome shotgun sequence genome includes a window with the following:
- the LOC129919322 gene encoding probable insulin-like peptide 1, which produces MARINIIFGLRSVCLIAVTFCVIFHLTQSDSIICGKAINNALDMMCENGFNTYRTKRSFPLEEITDDSNDEVDNFGLDQLPFWRSMSADSLTKLRRRRDGVYYECCVKPCTKAELMTFCRP; this is translated from the exons atggcACGAATTAATATCATTTTTGGACTACGAAGTGTTTGTTTAATTGCAGTTACTTTTTGTGTAATTTTCCATTTAACACAATCGGATTCAATAATTTGTGGTAAAGCAATTAATAATGCTTTAGATATGATGTgtgaaaatggatttaatactTATCGAACTAAACGAAGTTTTC CTTTAGAAGAAATCACCGATGACAGCAACGACGAAGTAGACAACTTTGGATTGGACCAATTACCATTCTGGAGAAGCATGTCTGCTGATAGTTTAACAAAACTGCGACGCAGAAGAGATGGTGTTTATTATGAATGCTGTGTGAAACCATGCACTAAGGCAGAGTTGATGACATTCTGTCGACCAtga